GCAATGTGCGACTGGTTGACGCGCACATTGTGATCGAGCGCCCGACGGGCGGCGTGTGGAACTACGACCGCATCTTCCCCACGGATTCGGAGACGCCCACGGACAGCGCGCCCGGCTTTGGTGATTGGATCGTGCTGAACGATGTCACGGTGCAGCGCTCTCGCCTCACTGTACGGATACCCTGGACCCCGGACGACGGGCTGCGAGGTGCCGCGCGGGACAGCGCCATCGCCGTCGCACTCGCGGGGAAGGAGCGGGCGGTCGTCGCGCGTGCCACCACCGGCGGCGGCTGGCAGGCCACGCAAGACTTTCTGGACATCAACGGACGTCTGCCCTTGGTGCGCATCGCGCATCCCGAGTTTACAACACGACTGATCCGCACCGACTCGCTCAGCATGCGGGCGCTGCCGTTTGCGCCCCCCGGCGCGGACGTGCGCCAGCTCTCCGGGGCGTTCGAACTCAATACCGATTCGGTGTGGTTCCAGAATGTCACACTCACACTACCGGCGTCGCGGGCGCAGCTGAGCGGTCGATACGTGATCGAGAATGGCGATCTATCGCTCCGTACCATCGGCGCGCCAATCGCATTGTCCGATATTCGCTTTCTGTATCCGGCCCTTCCAGACAGTGGCGAAGGCCGCATCGATCTCTCGCTCGACTGGACCGGCGATGTGCAGCGCTACAAGGCGCGAGATCTTGACCTTTCCGCGCTCGGGGGGCGCGTGCGCGGCACCCTTGGCATCACGGTTGGCGATACCCTTCGCTTTGCGGACACGGCACTTGAGTTCGTCACGCTTCCCACCTCGCTCATCGAGCGCCTTTCACCAGCGCTCGACCTACCGCGATCAGGCACCATCAGCGGTCGCGCGTCGCTCGACGGCACCGCGACCGCGATGACCGTGGATGGTGACATCATCTTTGATGATGAACGCTCGGGACGAAGCCGTGTGTATGCGTTTGGTGAGCTTGGCGCAGCAAACGGCGTCTTCTCGGCGCGCAATCTTCGCGTGACGTTGGCACCGCTCCAAGTCGACCTGGCTCGCATCGCGATGTCGACTTTGCCGGTGGGCGGCACGCTCACCGGCAGCACGACGCTCAACGGACAGACCGACCGGCGGCTCGATGCGCGCAGCATCGTGCTCACGCACCTCGACCGGGGTGAGCGATCCCGCGTGGTGGGTAAGGCCGCGTTCCGAATGGCTTCGACCTCCTCGCCGACCTGGCTTGATGCGCAGCTCACGGCGCGTCCGCTCTCGCTGGTGACCGTCGGGCGCTTCGCTCCAGCGGCGGGGCTTCGCGGGGCCGTGGCAGGGCCACTGCGCGCCATCGGACCGCTCAGCGCACTCGTCATCAACACGACGCTGCGCACGTCGGACGGAGGCGGTGTGAGCGCGAGCGGACAGCTGGATCTGGCCAGCGCCGAGCTTGGCTATTCCCTCAACGTCGCCACCCAGCTCTTCAACGCCAACGAATTGCTCGAGCAGGCTCCACGCACGTCGTTCAGCGCCGAGATGCAGGCGCGCGGTCGCGGCGTCGACCCGGCAACGATGCGCGGCGAGTTTGCGGTGGACGCGGTGGCCTCGCGCGTCGATACGGTCGCACTCGACTCGCTTCGACTGCGCCTCCGCATCTCTAGCGGCCTGGCGACTTTGGACACGCTGACCCTGAACGCGCCCGGTGTCGCGGCGGATGCCACGGGAACGTTTGGACTCTCACGCACGTCCACCGGAGATCTTCGCTACGCGGCGCGGGTTGACTCCTTGGCCCGTTTGTCCCGGTATTTCCCCCGCGACACGACCGAGGTATTCCCACGGCCACTTTCCACCGCCGAGCGCCTGCGCCGCGCCCGAATGGATTCGTCCCGGGTGGCGATGCAGCTCGCCGTCGCGCGCGCCGCCGGCGTTGAACGGCCGGCCTCGCCGGTCGTGATCGACTCGTTGCCCAATCAGCGTCGGGACACGCTCGCGGGATCGCTGTCGGCATCCGGTCGGGTGACCGGCGGGCTGAACGGCTTCGATCTCACCGGCATGCTCGAGGGGTTGGGAATCGTGGCGATGGGAAGCCGCGTGCAGCGCTTACAGTCGGAGTACACGTGGCAAGGCGCCCTCACCGACAGCGCGCACATCCGACTCCGGGCCAATGCCGATACGGTCGTCGCGGCCGGATTCTCGCTCGACAGCGTGGTGGTCCGGGGCGACTACCAAGCTCCGGGAGGGAATGCACAGGTCGCGGTGTTTCAAAGTAGCGATCGGGACTACACGCTCAATGCACTCTACGCCATTCGTCCCGATCAGCGCGAGATCACCTTCAACGACCTGCGGTTGCGCTTCGATACGACGCGCTGGAGTGCGGCGGCGCCCGGCACGATCCGGTGGGGCCAGCCGGGTATTGAGATCGACAGCCTTGATCTCCGCAGCAACACGAACGGTCGGGTGTTCGCGAATGGCATCGTGCCTACCGACGGCATCGCTGATCTACGCCTCATCGTGCAGAACTTCCAGGTTGGCGATCTGCTCGGACTCGTGCAGAGTGATCTCGAAGCAAACGGCGTCATCGGTATCGATACCCGCATCACGGGGTCGGGGCGCAGTCCGCGCATCGTGGGCACAGCCAGTATTGCGCGCGGCACCTATCGAGGCACGCCAGTGCCCGACCTGCGGAGCAGCTACGATTATGCCGATCGTGTTGCGCAGATCGATGCGCAGCTGACCGATTCAGTGCGGGGCGACCTCCGGCCTCTGGCAACCGCGACTGCGCGACTGCCGCTTGATCTGGCATTTAGCGGCGTGGAAGGGACACGCATGCTCGAGGGTGCGGCTACCGGCGAGCTTCGCGCCGACAGCCTGCCGCTCGATCTGCTATCACGCGTAACCGACGCGGTCGCGAACGTGCGCGGGGACGTGAACGGCCAGGCACAGCTGCGTGGGACGCTGCGCGAGCCCGACTTCACGGGTGCTTTGGCACTCCGCAACGGCCGTACCGACGTCGTCGCGCTCGGCATCACACTCGACCGCATGCAAGGGTCGCTGAGGCTGGACGGCGACAGCGTCGTGATCGACTCGCTGACGGCCGATAGTCACGGCCGCATCGCGGTGTCCGGTGGCATCGGTGTCAAGGACGTGGCCTCGCCGAGCTTCGACCTGCGCATGAGGGCAGAGCGCGCGCGCATTCTGGACAACGAGCAAGGGCGTGCCAGCGCCGATGCCGACGTCACCATGCACGGGCCGTTCAATGATGTATTCGTGCAAGGTCGCGCGCGCATCCGTGAAGGCGTGTTCTACATACCGAAACCGGATAACAGCGAAGTCATCAATGCCGGCGATCCAGCGGTGTTCGCGGTCATCGACACCAACGACGTCCGTCAACGTGATCTCGTGCTCGCACCGTCGCCGCTTCTGGCGAACATGCGCATGGACCTTGGGTTGACGGTGGATCGCGATACCTGGGTTCGCTCGCAAGAAGCGAACATCGAGATCTACAGCGAAGACGATCTTCGCATCACGGTTGACCGACGCCGGCAGGCGCTGGCGCTCGACGGCATCGTCAATACCGACCGCGGCGAGTACGAATTTCTCAGCAAGCGCTTCCAGGTGAAGCGCGGCGCTGTGCAGTTCATCGGCACGCAGGACATCAATCCACTACTGCAGATCACGGCGGAATATCAGGTGCAGCAACCGTCGCAACAGGCGATCGATATTCGTGTGCTCATCGGCGGTACGCTGCTCTCGCCGCGGCTCTCGCTGGAGAGCGACGCCCAGCCGCCGATCTCGCAGAGCGACCTGCTCAGCTACCTCGCCTTCGGCAGCGAGTCCGGGTCACTCCTGCAGTTTGGCGGCTCCAGTTTGTCTGGCGGGTCCAGCGGCGGAGGACTGGTCGGCACCAGCGCCGCACTGGCCACTCGTCAGCTGACCGGCGTCGCACTCGGCACCATTGTCGGCGAACTGGAGGGACAGGCGGCGCGCTCGCTCGGTGCAGACGTGTTCAACATCACACCGTCCAATATTCCGACGGAACTCGCGAGCGGAAATTTCGGCGCACTCACGACCTTCCTGAAAGGCACGCAACTCGAGTTCGGCAAGTACCTCACGACGCGCACGTTCGTCGGGTTGCAGTTGCAAGCGACGACGACACCTGGCTTTCGTGTGCAACACCAACTCAGCCGCAATCCCGGACTCTCCGTAGAGTCGACGTTTCAGCCGCGCTTCTTTCTGCCAGAGCCGTCGCTCTCCACGCAAGAGATTACGAAAGCGAATGCGTTCGGTCTTTTTCTGGTGCGTCGCTGGCGCTTTTAAACATCTGGATTGCGCTCGATATGCGCGTAGCGCACAAATGTGCACACGCGTGGCACTGTTGCTGCACCGGGGAGTTGTCACACGCCGCCCGGAGAATCACACATGCAGCACGACGATGTAGAAGTTCGACTGGATCGACAGAGGGAAGGGACGGCGCCGCTCATCGATGGGCGCATCGACGACCGGCACGAGGCACCGCTCGGGGCGCTGCTCAAGCAGCTTACGGGCGACACCGCGGAATTACTGCGGCAGGAGTTGGAGTTGGCAAAGTCTGAGCTCCGTGAAACCGGCACGCGACTCGTGCGCGACGCGACGAAGGTCGGGGTCGCAACTGGGCTGGCAATGATGGGCGGACTGGCGCTCACGACGTCGTTGATCGTCGGACTCGGCGTCGCACTCAACGGCAACTACTGGCTGTCGGCGCTCATCGTCGGCGTGGTTGCCTTCGGTGTCGGCTACGCCATGGTGAAGAGCGCGATGCGGGATCTCACCGCCCCCGGACTGGCGCCGAAGGAGACGATCGCCTCGCTCAAAGCAGACCAGCACTGGGCGAAGGGCGAAATGCGCGACCTGAAGCATGAACTCACCGATGAGACTGTTCCCCCACACGTTCGACGCTAAGGAGGTACCATGTCCGAGCATGATATGAATTTTTCGAGTAACGAGGCTGCGAGTGGTGCGAGCAACGCGGATGCCGTGAACACCGCACCGAAGGCGATAGCGCAGAAGCTCGGCGCACAGACTCGCAGAGTCGTCGCTGACGTACAGCAGAACGCCACGCAACAGGTTCAGACCGGCATCGACGGCGGCATGCAGCGCGCCGCCGGAGCGCTCAAAGGCGTCGCCGATTCGCTGACGAACGGCAGCGCCATCGATGATGTCGGCGCTGGCCGGTACGTGCGTCAGGCCGGCGAACAGGTTCGTCGCGCCGCCGAGTATCTGGAGAAGTCGGATGTCAAGCAGCTTGCCCGCGATACGGAATCGTTCGCGCGCAGGCAGCCCGCGGCGTTTCTCGGTGGTGCCTTTGTACTCGGCGTAGTTGCCGCGCGGCTCTTCAAGAGTTCACAGCGCGCTGACGGACAATCCGACGAAGGATTCAGCGCCTCCCGCACGCCCGAGCCGTTTCCGATCGTAGCCGGGGACGCTGAGTTTACCTCCGATCGCGGACCCGAGCGTGGTGGATGGTACGCCGCAGAGACGCCGATGGACAGCTATCGGGAGCCGCTTCCGCCGAGCCGTGGAGAGCGGCCATGACGTCGGCCGACATGATGACGGGCGACGAGGAGTCGCGCGAAGTTCGTCGCGACCTGAAAAGCGAGTCGTCGAGCGACACGCAGACCATGCGTGAGGAGATTGCGTCAACGCGCATGCGCATGAGCGACACCCTTGATGAGATCGGCGAGCGCCTCAATCCGCAGACGATCAAGGACAACGTGAAGGATTCCATCAGAGAAGCCACCATCGGGAGGGTCAACGACATGGCACGAAATGCGACGGACAGCATCCAACGAAGCACCAGCGGCATCGCCAACGTGGTGCGTGACAACCCGATTCCGGCGGCCATGATCGCCATCGGCCTTGGCTGGATGTTCTTCAACGGAGGAAAGTCCGACGATGCGAGTCGCGCTCCACACGCGATGGCCTCACGCGGGCAGGACAACCCGACGGGCGTGAGCGCCGGTATCAAGAACACCGCCAGCGATGTGGCAGCGAGCGTCAAGGACAAGACGGGGGAGCTGGCCGACAGCGTGAAGGAGCGCGCGCAGCATCTTGCGTCGACGGTGGCCGAAACAACTCGACGCGGGCAGGGACGGGTCGAAGAGACCTACCGCGCGAATCCGCTGGCCCTGGGCGCGGTGGCCGTGGCCGCCGGCCTCGCCGTCGGTCTCGCTGCACCCGCCACGGATCGCGAGCGCCGAATGCTGGGCGGAGAAATGCCAACGTTCATGTAAGGCGGAAAGTGCAAACGGAGGGGTGACGAACTGGAGCGCATCAGCGATTCTTCTTCCATGCTCCTCAGTCAGCCATCCGTGCCGCAACTCGCTGCGATCGCCGCCATCTCCGCCGTGGGTAGCGCCGTGAACTCCATCGCGGGCGGCGGCACGTTGCTCACCTTTCCCGCGCTGCTGGCGTTGGGGGTGCCGCCGGTGTCGGCCAACGCCACGAGCACCCTCGCGCTTTGGCCCGGCTCACTGGCGAGCATGTGGGGCTATCGACGCGAGCTGGTGGGGGCCGAGCGCTGGGCGCTGCGGCTCGCGATCCCGAGCATTCTGGGCGGCGGTATCGGCGCGGCGCTGTTGCTGGCCACCACCGACGAGCAGTTTCGCGCGTTGGTGCCGTGGCTGGTATTTGGCGCGACGGTGTTGTTCGCCGTGCAGGGGCCCGTCATGAAGCGGCTACGTGCGCGCGCGAGCGCGACACCGACGGGAGTGATCGCACGCCCAATCAATCCGACCACCGGCATGCTCATCGCGCAATTCGCGGTCGGTATCTACGGCGGGTACTTCGGCGCCGGCGCCGGCATCGTGATGCTGGCGGTGTTCGGTTTGATGGGGCTCACGAACATCCACCAGATGAACGGCCTCAAGAACTTCAATGGCATTTGCTTTAACGGCATCGCCGCGATCACCTTCGCCATCATGGGGCAGGTGAACTGGCCGATCGGTGTGGTGATGGCCGTGGGCTCGAGCGCGGGTGGCTACCTGATGTCGGGCCTCGCGCAGAAGGTGCCGCAGGCCTGGGTGCGCAATGCCGTGACGGCCATCGGTTTCGCCAGCGCGATCTGGCTCTTCGCCTCGAAGAGCTGAGATCGCGCCGGCGACGCCGACGCCCGCGCCAACGCACGCTACTTCACGGAAATCTGCTTGATCATGCCGTGGGCGAGATGCGGCTTCCCGTCTTTCATGTCGGGCGTGAAGCACATGAAGGCGAACTCGCCCTTCGGCACATCGACCTGCAGATAGACCACATCACCCGGCACGATGTCGGTGATGCCGCCCATCGGCTTGCCCGGCGGTGCGCCCACCGGATTCTCGGCGAACTTCGCCATGTCCATCGGTGTCTTGCCCGGCATCAGCTGCGCCATGAAGAACTCGTGCGGTTGCTTCCCCGTATTGCGCACGGCGATCACATGCTTGCCCGGCGCCAGCGGCTTCGAGAAGGCGAGGTCGTAGTCAGACAGCGTGAGCGTGATGTCGGCCACCGGTGCGGCGGCTTTCCGCGCCGTGGGTGTGACCGTGAGCGCTTTCATCATGCCCTTCATGACGTGCGGCGGTCCACCCGGGCTCGGGATCACGCACAGTGCAACGTAGTCGCCCGCTTCGAGGTTGCTGGTGAAGACCGTTTCATCGCCCGGCGCCGGAGCGTTCGGTCCGCCGACCGGCTTCATCCACTTCGGCGGCGGTCCACCGGCTTTGAAGAAGGCGAGCACATCGTCGGGCTTCTTGCCCTTCTCGACCTTCACGAGATAGACGTGGTGCAGTTCCTTGCCCTTGTTCGAGAAGCGAATCGTCGTGAGTCCGGCCGGCACAGTCGCCGGCATGTCGAACGCGTAGTCCGACGCGACCACGGAAATGACATTGGCACCAGGCAGCGACGCAAAGCGGGCGGCGAAGCGCGACGCGGTTGCGGGCTTCGCGGCGGGCTGCGCGCCGAGCAGCGCGGCAGACATGACCGACGCGGCCGCCGCCAGCATGCCGGGCGTACGACGATTCATAAGCGAACGTTTCTGCATGATGACTCCTGATACGAATTTCTGAGGGTGGTGGATTGGCACTGCGGTACACACGATGGTGAAGAGTCGTACGGCCGGCTCCCGGATCCGGGTTTCAAGCGAAGAGGTTGACCTCGACAGGCTGCACGATGTCCACCGTCTCCACGCGCAGCGTGAGTGACGAGACGGTGATGCGCGGGATACGACGCAACTGACGGTGTCCGATGGTGGTACCGCTCGCCAACAGCTGCGGGCGACTGCCGGTCGTGGACACGCTCCACGACGACACGCGCTGTCCCTGCGAGATGGGCTCACGCATATCAAGCAGCGAGACCGATTGCGGCGCGCGCAATTGAATCGTGCGAACGCCGGCGCGGGCGCCGTCCGTGCGCCATGCGCTGTGGCGCACCGAGAGCGGGTGCGCGAACAGCGACGCGAGCGACGCACGCATGGCGGCCAGTCGCGCGACATCCACGTCGTGCACCAGTCCATCGCGCGTGGGAGGCACGTTCAACAACAGCTTGGAGTTCCGGCCGACGCTCGTGAAGTAGAGCTGCACGAGATCCTCGACACTCTTCACCGTGGCGTCCTCGGCCGGATGATAGAACCAGCCTGGCCGGATGGACACATCAGTTTCGCTCGGTCGCCACACCGACCCATCGGGATGCCCGTGCTGCAACGATGCGATCACATCATCGCCGCTCGCCCCGATATACGGCACCGACTCCGGCCGGATCGTGCTCCAATGCGTTTCACCCGCGACGCCGCGCTCGTTGCCGATCCATCGCACATCGGGGCCGGCATCGGAGAACATGATCGCGCCAGGTTGCAGCTTGCGCACCAGCGCCCACGTGCGCGGCCAGTCATACGACTGGCGTTTGCCGTTCGGCCCTTCGCCGTTCGCGCCATCAAACCACACTTCGTGCAACGCACCGTAGCGCGTGAGCAGTTCGGTGAGCTGCGCCATGTACACATTGTTGTAGCGCGCGGAATCGCCGTAGGCGGGATGGTTGCGATCCCACGGCGAGCAGTACAGTCCGGGCTTCACGCCTTCGATGCGGCAGGCATCGACGAACTCGCGCACCACATCGCCGGAACCACTTCGCCACGGGCTCGACGCGACCGAGTGCGTCGTGGTGGCCGTCGGCCACAAACAGAAACCGTCGTGATGCTTGGCGGTGAGCACCATCGACTTTGCGCCCGCCGCCTTCGCCGCGCGCACCCACTGCCGCGCATCCAGTCGCGTGGGATTGAAGATCGACGGCGATTCGGTGCCATCACCCCACTCGCGGTCGGTGAACGTATTCACGCCGAAGTGCACGAAGACGGCGAACTCGTCGCGCTGCCACGCGAGTTGCGGCGGCGTAGGACGCGGTCGCGACTGGAGGCCGAGCGAGGGCACCGCACCGAGGCGACCGATCGCCGCAGCGGCCGTGAGCTGGGTCAGAAAGTGTCGACGACTGAGAGACATGTCTGCGCGAGAAAAGAGTCGAACTACTCGCGCAAAACATGCGGCGGTCAGTGCCCTGGCGCGAGCACGTCGGCGCGCGGCGCGACCCAAGGTGGAATCCACTTCCCGGTCAGCGGGCAGCCGGTTCCCGGCGCCACCGACAGCCCGGCAAATCCGCCTCCACCGATGCCGAACCTCGCGTCGGCCACGACGGCCGTGCCGCTGGCGTCGAGCGACCACACTGGGGTCCGCATGAACCGCATGGCGGCCGCGAATTCGCAGCGCGTGGCCGCCAGCGCCACGAACTCGGCGCGCGGCACCGCCCACGTCTCCCCCCACGCCACCGCGGGCGAGGAGGCAAAGGAAACCGAGCGGGAGACACCCGGCAGCGAGCCCAGTGTGTTCCGCGAACTCCCGGTGCCGGCCGCCATGCACCCCGCCGCGTTCAACCCTGAGTTCCACGGCGCCACGGTCGCTGTCGTCACGCGGTACTCTGTACTCGTGGACGTAACGACCATAGCCGAGAAGCAGCGCGGGTCGGCCGCCGCCGGCGTGAGTACCACATCACGCAGTGAGCCACCGTTCACCAGCTCCGTCACCACGGCGCGCGCCTGGACCGACGACAGGAAGAACAAGGTCGTGACCACGACCCACGCCGCGATCCCCGTGAAGGGGCGTGCCGCCGGGGACACCGCACGCTGCAGGGCCATCCCGACGAACGCCATGATCGTGACGCCCAAGGCGACGGGGGGCGAGACTTGTCCGGCAAACCAGCAAAGCGCGAGGATCGCCACCAACGCCAGCAGCAACAGCACACGTCCGACAATGCGGCGCGGCCCCCACACGAGGGGTGGGATCGCCACGACCATCAACCATGGCTCCACGATGAACACCGCGTCGCCGTAGAACCAGCGATTGTCGAACGGCCAGAACGGATGCACACCGTAGCTATTCGTGAAGTCGAGTGCCAAGTGCGACAGCGTGCCGACGATTGCCAGCACCAGGAGCGCCCGCGCGCCAACCCTCGAGACAATCGCCGACGAGGCATCCGCCCGCTCGCGCCCCTTGAGGCCATGCTGCCACCACCAGCGCGTGATCCACCACAGCACCACCGCGCTCACCAGGGCCCAGACCACCGTGTGGGTGTGCCCTCGGTGATGCAGCAGGTAGCCGAGCTTCCCCATCGCCACCATCGGACCCGAGTACACCAGGTCCGCGTCGGGGAACTCCGCCGCCGCGATGCCCAGCACCACGGCGGCCCGACGGAATTGGGCGAGTGACGGTGCCTCCGCCCCCGAGGAGGAGGCGCGCCCGATGCGACGCTGTACAGACGAGACGGTGGCATCGGCCATGAGCAGGCCGGCCAGAGCGTGTGTGACGTTATCCACGCGTGGTACTTGAGCGCTCGCCTGCTGGCTGTCAACCGACCGCCAGGACGTTCAGCGAAGACGTGTGGGGCGGTACACGGTGACCTTCGACCCTTCGGCCACGAACATCGAGCGCGGCGGCACCGACAGCGGCGCCTCGAACGCCGGGCCGTACAAGCCGCGTACATCGGCATCGAACGAGGGGGCCGACGCCTGCCAGACCCGCCACGAGGGATGCGCGACCTGATACTCCACGGTACTGCCATCCCGCTGCGGCGTGTAGCCCCAATAATGCTCGGCGATGAACTCGGGCTCCGAGCCGGGCACCAACGGCGCCGGCTCGCCAACAGCCGTGACGCTGACCTGCTGATGCTGCGCGTTACCGAACCAGCCGTACATCAGCCGGCCGGGGGACGACATGAGCGCGGGCGGCACTCGGCTGTGCATCGGCAACGCAGAGTAGGGCTCGTTGTAGAACAGCCGCGCCGTGTAGGCGATCGCTGCCCGCGGTACGAGTTCGCGCACGAATACCACGCCGCGGCGGGCCGCGCCATCAGGCATCAAGCGCTTCACGTAGAAGCGCAGATTGACTTCGTCGAAATCGCGGTGAAACGGCACCGGTACGCCCAGCACGCGCGTGTCGAGAAAGCGGAAGCCGACGATGCTCGCCAGGGCGCGCCCCTCGAATAGATCGAGCACCGTGTGCCTCGGCACAAGCGGCTCGAGCACGGCCGACGGGATCTCGTAGTTCAGCATCACGAGATAGCGCCATTCGGCGGTCAGAAACGGTCGGCGGGCGACTTGATCAGGTGTGGTCACACCAGATCAACCCGCCCGCCGTGTCTGCGTTCCCGCCGACGCTCACCCACGAGCTACATCGCCGTCTTCACCGCGTTGCCAAGGGTGAAGCGCGCCAGCCATTCATACTCACGCTTCATGCGGTCCATCTGATGATAGTACTCCGTGAAGCCGTGTCCCTCGCGCGGATAGAACACCAGCTCAGTAGTCTTGCCGCGATCCTTGAGCGCGCGATAGAACTCCATCGGCTGACCGATCGGCACGCGCTCGTCGTTGCCGCCATGCAGAATCAGCAGTGGCGTGGTGACGTTGTTGCTGTAGCTGATGCCCGAGCGCTCGAGATACTTCCGGATGTTGGCGTTCACGATCGACCCGTCGTACTGGGGATCGCCGAAGAAGGTATTGATGTACCCCGGAATGTCCGTCGTGCCCGCCATCGACAGCAGCGACGGCAGTCCGGCGCCCATCATCGCGGCCTTGAAGCGTCCGGTCTGCGATACTACCCACGACGTCATATAGCCGCCGTAGCTCCAGCCTTCGAACGCCATGCGCGTGGAATCGGCGATGCCGCGCTTGATGAGCTCATCAACGCCGGTCATGATGTCGCGATAGTCGCCACCGCCCCAGTCACCGGTGTTGGCGTGCATCCACCATTCGCCGTACCCGGTCGAGCCACGCGGATTCGGATAGAGCACCGCCCACCCGCGCGCGGCGTACGTCTGCCCGGGGCTGGTGCCGCCCTTGAATCCGTTGGTGTGTGCCCCGGTCGGACCGCCGTGCGCCGACACGACCAGCGGCACGCGCGCGCCCTCGCGGTAGCCCACCGGCAACAGCAGCACGCCTTCCACCTCACGGCCGTCCTTCGACTTCCAGCTGATGACGCGCGACGCCCCGAGGGTGCGCTCGCCGAGCCAGGCATTCGTGGTGGTGATGCGCGTGGGCGTTCCACTGCCGCTCTGCACGTACACTTCGCCCGGCATGTCGGGCGAATCGAGTACCATCGCCAGCTTCGATCCGTCGCTGTTCGCCGAGAGCCCTTGCACGAGCACGTCCTTCGTGCGCTTGCTGTAGCTCTTGCTGGCGAGGTCGTACGCGTACAGTGAGTTCCACACGCGATCGCTGGCGGTGAACCACAGCTGCTTGCCATCGGGCGACCAGCGGAGCGCGCCCGGACTCACATCGAAATCGGCGCGGGCGTGGTTGGTAAGCGCGCGCGTGGCGATGTCGAACGTGACCACGCGCGCGTTCCGCAGCGTGCGCGGCATGATGCCGTCCTTGTGTGGCGCCATCTCGTGCGGCAGCATTGTGAATGCCAGCATCTTGCCATCGGGCGAGAACTGCGGTGCCGTTTCCGCGTCGTTGGTCGTCGTGATCGCGTCGAGGGCGAGCGAGGCCACGTCCACCACATACGCGTTACCGCGTTCGTCGCGGATCATCGGCGTGGGCGATGCACGGAAGCCCAATTTCTTGCCGTCGGGCGACCAGTTGGGCACGCCGCTCACCGTGTACGCCCCGGACGTGACCTTGCTCGCCTTGCCCGACGCCACGTCGACCACCCAGATGTGGTTCAAGCGGAAATCATCTTCGTACACCTTGGGGTCGTCGCGCCGGCGAAGCTTCG
This genomic window from Gemmatimonas sp. contains:
- a CDS encoding translocation/assembly module TamB domain-containing protein, whose product is MGTPLRRVAIGAAAIVLAIVSLAVGAAFVFTNTDWGREQVRVRALTALNGAAHGIVKVGAVSGNLLTGLTLHDLSITDSAGSPFIVAGELHADYGLRALISRRIALRNVRLVDAHIVIERPTGGVWNYDRIFPTDSETPTDSAPGFGDWIVLNDVTVQRSRLTVRIPWTPDDGLRGAARDSAIAVALAGKERAVVARATTGGGWQATQDFLDINGRLPLVRIAHPEFTTRLIRTDSLSMRALPFAPPGADVRQLSGAFELNTDSVWFQNVTLTLPASRAQLSGRYVIENGDLSLRTIGAPIALSDIRFLYPALPDSGEGRIDLSLDWTGDVQRYKARDLDLSALGGRVRGTLGITVGDTLRFADTALEFVTLPTSLIERLSPALDLPRSGTISGRASLDGTATAMTVDGDIIFDDERSGRSRVYAFGELGAANGVFSARNLRVTLAPLQVDLARIAMSTLPVGGTLTGSTTLNGQTDRRLDARSIVLTHLDRGERSRVVGKAAFRMASTSSPTWLDAQLTARPLSLVTVGRFAPAAGLRGAVAGPLRAIGPLSALVINTTLRTSDGGGVSASGQLDLASAELGYSLNVATQLFNANELLEQAPRTSFSAEMQARGRGVDPATMRGEFAVDAVASRVDTVALDSLRLRLRISSGLATLDTLTLNAPGVAADATGTFGLSRTSTGDLRYAARVDSLARLSRYFPRDTTEVFPRPLSTAERLRRARMDSSRVAMQLAVARAAGVERPASPVVIDSLPNQRRDTLAGSLSASGRVTGGLNGFDLTGMLEGLGIVAMGSRVQRLQSEYTWQGALTDSAHIRLRANADTVVAAGFSLDSVVVRGDYQAPGGNAQVAVFQSSDRDYTLNALYAIRPDQREITFNDLRLRFDTTRWSAAAPGTIRWGQPGIEIDSLDLRSNTNGRVFANGIVPTDGIADLRLIVQNFQVGDLLGLVQSDLEANGVIGIDTRITGSGRSPRIVGTASIARGTYRGTPVPDLRSSYDYADRVAQIDAQLTDSVRGDLRPLATATARLPLDLAFSGVEGTRMLEGAATGELRADSLPLDLLSRVTDAVANVRGDVNGQAQLRGTLREPDFTGALALRNGRTDVVALGITLDRMQGSLRLDGDSVVIDSLTADSHGRIAVSGGIGVKDVASPSFDLRMRAERARILDNEQGRASADADVTMHGPFNDVFVQGRARIREGVFYIPKPDNSEVINAGDPAVFAVIDTNDVRQRDLVLAPSPLLANMRMDLGLTVDRDTWVRSQEANIEIYSEDDLRITVDRRRQALALDGIVNTDRGEYEFLSKRFQVKRGAVQFIGTQDINPLLQITAEYQVQQPSQQAIDIRVLIGGTLLSPRLSLESDAQPPISQSDLLSYLAFGSESGSLLQFGGSSLSGGSSGGGLVGTSAALATRQLTGVALGTIVGELEGQAARSLGADVFNITPSNIPTELASGNFGALTTFLKGTQLEFGKYLTTRTFVGLQLQATTTPGFRVQHQLSRNPGLSVESTFQPRFFLPEPSLSTQEITKANAFGLFLVRRWRF
- a CDS encoding phage holin family protein, with amino-acid sequence MQHDDVEVRLDRQREGTAPLIDGRIDDRHEAPLGALLKQLTGDTAELLRQELELAKSELRETGTRLVRDATKVGVATGLAMMGGLALTTSLIVGLGVALNGNYWLSALIVGVVAFGVGYAMVKSAMRDLTAPGLAPKETIASLKADQHWAKGEMRDLKHELTDETVPPHVRR
- a CDS encoding DUF3618 domain-containing protein, which gives rise to MTSADMMTGDEESREVRRDLKSESSSDTQTMREEIASTRMRMSDTLDEIGERLNPQTIKDNVKDSIREATIGRVNDMARNATDSIQRSTSGIANVVRDNPIPAAMIAIGLGWMFFNGGKSDDASRAPHAMASRGQDNPTGVSAGIKNTASDVAASVKDKTGELADSVKERAQHLASTVAETTRRGQGRVEETYRANPLALGAVAVAAGLAVGLAAPATDRERRMLGGEMPTFM
- a CDS encoding sulfite exporter TauE/SafE family protein, with translation MLLSQPSVPQLAAIAAISAVGSAVNSIAGGGTLLTFPALLALGVPPVSANATSTLALWPGSLASMWGYRRELVGAERWALRLAIPSILGGGIGAALLLATTDEQFRALVPWLVFGATVLFAVQGPVMKRLRARASATPTGVIARPINPTTGMLIAQFAVGIYGGYFGAGAGIVMLAVFGLMGLTNIHQMNGLKNFNGICFNGIAAITFAIMGQVNWPIGVVMAVGSSAGGYLMSGLAQKVPQAWVRNAVTAIGFASAIWLFASKS